In Oryza brachyantha chromosome 1, ObraRS2, whole genome shotgun sequence, the following are encoded in one genomic region:
- the LOC102712223 gene encoding abhydrolase domain-containing protein C22H12.03, producing the protein MAAAAAAGGAAPPRVLSAETRRDPVAVGLSPWRRGSRVRASRLRMENVCHGQLISTNINSRSFLGSPCRCAQMAVANTSIAYQPDVDRHSGVLAYELVQGSLVQWNSFMDKSVPDPPTAVLLHGILGSRKNWGSFAKRLAQEFPMWQFLLVDLRCHGDSTSIKKRGPHTVASTALDVLKLIVQLRLTPRVLVGHSFGGKVALSMVEQAAKPLARPVRVWVLDATPGKVRAGGDGEDHPAELIESLRRMPMQVSSKQEVVDALVKEQFSMDVARWVATNLRRSSPLGSLSSSSFSWNFDLNGISDMYKSYEETNLWGIVENVPRGVHINFLKAERSLHRWALEDLQRIHTAEELASDEGGGVEMHVLEDAGHWVHADNPDGLFRILSSTFRIETTIRGMQN; encoded by the exons atggcggcggccgcggcggcgggcggcgcggcgccgccgcgcgtcctCTCCGCGGAGACGAGGAGGGATCCGGTCGCCGTGGGGCTCTCCCCGTGGCGGCGGGGGAGTAGGGTTCGCGCCTCGCGCCTTCGCATG GAGAATGTTTGCCATGGCCAGCTGATATCGACTAATATCAATTCGAGGTCATTTCTGGGTAGTCCATGCCGTTGTGCTCAGATGGCAGTGGCCAACACAAGTATTGCTTATCAACCTGATGTTGACAGGCACAGTGGAGTTCTG GCCTATGAACTGGTTCAAGGGAGCCTT GTGCAATGGAACTCATTTATGGACAAATCAGTACCTGATCCACCAACAGCTGTTCTCCTTCACGGCATCCTTGGGAGCAGGAAAAACTGGG GATCTTTTGCAAAGAGGCTGGCTCAGGAATTTCCAATGTGGCAG TTCCTCTTGGTTGATTTGCGTTGCCATGGAGATTCAACGTCAATTAAGAAAAGAGGACCACATACCGTTGCCTCGACTGCTCTTGATGTTCTAAAGCTG ATAGTGCAGCTCAGGTTAACTCCACGGGTGTTGGTTGGTCACAGCTTTGGTGGAAAAG TGGCTCTGAGTATGGTAGAACAAGCTGCAAAACCGCTTGCACGTCCTGTTAGG GTATGGGTTCTTGATGCTACTCCTGGCAAGGTTCGTGCTGGGGGAGATGGCGAAGATCACCCTGCTGAACTTATTGAGTCCCTCAGAAGAATGCCTATGCAG GTTTCTTCAAAGCAAGAAGTGGTGGATGCTCTAGTTAAAGAACAATTTTCTATGGATGTTGCACGG TGGGTGGCAACAAATCTCCGACGAAGCAGTCCATTAGGGTCACTATCGTCTTCAAGCTTCTCATGGAATTTTGACCTAAATGGCATCTCTGACATGTACAAGTCCTATGAAGAGACTAACTTATG GGGGATTGTAGAGAATGTACCAAGGGGCGTTCATATTAATTTCCTTAAAGCCGAAAGAAGTTTGCATAGATGGGCTCTTGAAGATCTCCAGAGAATTCATACTGCTGAGGAATTGGCCTCAGATGAGGGTGGAGGAGTGGAAATGCATGTGCTTGAAGATGCTGGACATTGG GTGCATGCAGATAACCCTGATGGGCTATTTAGAATTCTTTCGTCAACCTTCCGCATCGAGACTACCATAAGAGGGATGCAGAATTGA
- the LOC102712497 gene encoding putative receptor protein kinase ZmPK1 yields the protein MASNPPLVLVIVFLISALLLAPAHGGSNLGRGESLSVERASDILLSSNGVFAFGFYNLSSTVFTLSVWFAASADRTVAWTANRDRPVHGMGSKVTLRKDGSLVLTDYDGTAVWQTNSSSSSAAAEMTDAGNLVVRGEDGGVLWQSFDHPTDTLLPGQPVTATARLSTTDVVHPTSYYALRFDDRYLLSLAYDGPDISNIYWPDPDASSWINGRISYNASRRGVLDDAGRFLASDNTTFVASDLGAAGVRRRLTLDHDGNLRLYSLRDADGSWSVSWMAFPQPCGIHGLCGWNGLCVYTPRPACSCPPSYVPADSGDRGRGCRPTFNFTCGGEGRPAMDFATLPQTDFWGSDLNLVSSISVDACKTTCLELCNCVAFEYKDDVGDCYLKSALFNGKTYPGYPGTVYLKLPARLVATDAPSYNSAIPDAAPVLACDAASSPADVTTRVLSFPAASGDDSGGASWRYYYGFLSAFFAVELCFIAFGWWFTARSRPAPSEQWAAEEGYRVVTDHFRRFTYGELRKATKGFKDVIGHGRYGSVYRGVLAAGDDRAVAVKKLKPTSPQQQREDEFETEVSVIGRINHMNLVRIRGVCSERHRRLLVYEYVENGSLATWLFGARETLSWQRRYNIAIRVAKGLAYLHHECLDWIIHCDIKPENILLDEGFEPKISDFGLAKSHQRSDHDDPYSFRIRGTRGYMAPEWVSSLPITEKVDVYSYGIVLLELVRGARMADLVVNSVDDAETSVRQLVWKIKERLKNGDRPWVISFVDPKLSGSFVYSQVALMLEVATLCLEKERSQRPSMNDVLQKFFVSDK from the coding sequence ATGGCGTCAAATCCTCCATTGGTGCTTGTAATCGTGTTCTTGATCTCTGCTCTTCTTCTAGCTCCGGCTCATGGCGGCAGTAACCTTGGGAGAGGTGAATCACTGTCCGTGGAACGCGCCTCTGACATCCTCCTGTCATCCAATGGCGTCTTTGCGTTCGGCTTCTACAACCTCTCCTCCACCGTCTTCACCCTCTCCGTCTGgttcgccgcctcggccgacCGGACCGTCGCCTGGACGGCCAACCGCGACAGGCCGGTGCACGGCATGGGGTCGAAGGTCACGCTGCGGAAGGACGGCAGCCTGGTGCTCACCgactacgacggcacggcggtgTGGCAGACCAActcgagctcctcctccgccgccgccgagatgacggacgccggcaacCTCGTCGTGAGAGGCGAGGACGGTGGCGTGCTATGGCAGAGCTTCGATCACCCGACCGACACGCTGCTGCCGGGGCAGCCGGTGACGGCCACGGCGAGGCTGTCCACGACGGATGTGGTGCACCCGACGAGCTACTACGCGCTCCGGTTCGACGACCGGTACCTCCTCTCACTGGCGTACGACGGCCCGGACATCTCCAACATCTACTGGCCGGACCCCGACGCCAGCAGCTGGATCAACGGCAGGATCTCCTACAACGCCAGCCGCCGGGGAGTCCTCGACGACGCCGGCCGGTTCCTCGCCAGCGACAACACCACGTTCGTCGCGTCGgacctcggcgccgccggcgtcagGCGGCGGCTGACGCTGGACCACGACGGGAACCTCCGGCTGTACAGCCTGCGCGACGCCGACGGGAGCTGGTCGGTTTCTTGGATGGCCTTCCCGCAGCCGTGCGGCATCCATGGACTCTGCGGTTGGAACGGCCTCTGCGTGTACACGCCGCGGCCGGCCTGCTCGTGCCCTCCCAGCTACGTGCCCGCCGACTCCGGCGACCGCGGCAGGGGCTGCAGGCCGACGTTCAACTTCACCTGCGGCGGGGAgggccggccggcgatggacttcgcgACGCTGCCGCAGACAGACTTCTGGGGCTCCGACCTCAACCTCGTATCGTCCATCTCCGTCGACGCATGCAAGACGACGTGCCTCGAGCTCTGCAACTGCGTGGCGTTTGAGTACAAGGACGACGTCGGCGACTGCTACCTCAAGTCGGCGCTCTTCAACGGCAAGACGTACCCCGGCTACCCCGGCACGGTGTACCTCAAGCTTCCGGCAAGGCTGGTGGCAACAGACGCGCCGAGCTACAACAGCGCCATTCCAGATGCCGCCCCCGTGCTCGCCTGCgacgccgcgtcgtcgccggcggacgTAACGACAAGAGTCCTCTCCTTCCCGGCCGCCTCCGGGGACGACAGCGGAGGCGCGTCGTGGCGCTACTACTACGGGTTCCTCTCGGCGTTCTTCGCCGTGGAGCTCTGCTTCATCGCGTTCGGCTGGTGGTTCACGGCGAGgagccggccggcgccgtcggaGCAATGGGCCGCGGAGGAAGGGTACAGGGTGGTGACCGACCATTTCCGCAGGTTCACCTACGGCGAGCTGAGGAAGGCAACCAAAGGCTTCAAGGACGTGATCGGCCACGGCAGGTACGGCTCCGTGTACAGgggcgtcctcgccgccggcgacgaccgcgcCGTGGCCGTGAAGAAGCTCAAGCCCACgtcgccgcagcagcagcgagaaGACGAGTTCGAGACCGAGGTGAGCGTCATCGGCCGGATCAACCACATGAACCTGGTGAGGATCCGCGGCGTCTGCTCggagcgccaccgccggcttCTGGTCTATGAGTACGTGGAGAACGGATCGCTCGCCACGTGGCTGTTTGGAGCTAGGGAGACGCTGAGTTGGCAGCGAAGATACAACATTGCCATTCGCGTGGCCAAAGGATTGGCGTATCTTCACCACGAGTGTCTTGACTGGATCATCCACTGCGACATCAAGCCTGAAAACATACTTCTCGACGAGGGTTTCGAGCCCAAGATCAGTGACTTTGGGCTCGCAAAGTCGCATCAAAGAAGTGATCACGATGATCCATACTCGTTCAGGATCAGAGGGACAAGAGGGTACATGGCTCCAGAATGGGTCTCGAGCCTTCCGATTACCGAGAAGGTTGACGTGTACAGCTATGGAATCGTGCTTCTGGAGCTGGTTAGAGGGGCCAGAATGGCTGATCTTGTTGTGAACAGTGTCGATGATGCTGAGACTTCAGTGAGACAGTTGGTGTGGAAGATCAAGGAGAGGTTGAAGAATGGCGATCGGCCATGGGTTATTAGTTTCGTGGATCCTAAGCTGAGTGGTAGCTTCGTGTACTCACAGGTGGCGTTGATGCTGGAGGTGGCCACTTTGTGTttggagaaagaaaggagCCAGAGACCAAGCATGAATGATGTACTTCAAAAGTTTTTCGTGTCGGACAAATAA
- the LOC102699912 gene encoding cytochrome c-type cyt cy-like: protein MDELCGCLRSRRRRRRRPPPLSGAGPVPSASAPLRHRSASASPLWPFPTRLSRRRLGAQPLRRHSASAPLSGVSLGVGPVPHLSGAAPPPAPSPGRLGCGRRWCSWRRLRGCGGRGCSPSAAAEGAPRGSPRSLARTASWRGGARAEEPILPRSIIANNSLAVAVSPSGSGKSTPRSKPPFCAAAMATFSEAPAGDAAAGEKIFRTKCAYCHSVDKGAGHKHGPNLNGLFGRQAGTAPGFSYPSGDKIVAVVWEENNLYDYLLNPKKYTPAKMGFNGLKQPQDRADLIAYLKKATV, encoded by the exons aTGGATGAGCTGTGCGGATGTCTGAgaagccgacgccgacgccgacgccgtccccctcctctctccggcgccggccccGTCCCCTCCGCCTCTGCCCCTCTCCGGCaccgctccgcctccgcctccccgctCTGGCCCTTTCCGACGCGGCtctcccggcgccgcctcggGGCCCAACCTCTCCGGCGccactccgcctccgcccctcTCTCCGGCGTCTCTCTCGGCGTCGGCCCTGTCCCCCACCTCTCCGGCGCCGCTCCGCCTCCGGCCCCCTCCCCTGGACGGCTGGGGTGTGGACGGCGGTGGTGCAGCTGGCGTCGATTGCGGGGCTGTGGAGGCCGCGGGTGCTCGCcgtctgcggcggcggagggggcgcCACGGGgctcgccgcgctcgctgGCGAGGACCGCGTCGTGGCGAGGCGGCGCTCGTGCCGAGGA GCCCATTCTACCGAGGAGCATAATAGCAAATAACTCTCTCGCGGTCGCGGTCTCGCCCTCAGGCTCAGGCAAGTCAACCCCACGGAGCAAACCCCCGTTTTGTgcggcggcaatggcgacgTTCTCCGAGGCGCCCGCCGgggacgcggcggccggcgagaaGATCTTCAGGACCAAGTGCGCGTACTGCCACAGCGTCGACAAGGGCGCCGGCCACAAGCATG GGCCAAATTTGAATGGTTTGTTTGGGAGGCAGGCTGGAACAGCTCCTGGTTTCTCTTACCCATCTGGTGACAAGATAGTGGCTGTGGTTTGGGAAGAGAACAATCTGTACGATTACCTGCTTAATCCTAAGAAG TACACTCCTGCCAAAATGGGGTTCAATGGACTGAAGCAGCCACAGGATCGAGCTGACCTCATTGCATACCTGAAGAAAGCCACAGTTTGA
- the LOC102700194 gene encoding uncharacterized protein LOC102700194 codes for MPLTREAADAFGVATITLFAIFALLGLFCIFQSIYFRFRIRRGAFIPLGYFNGPWVTRIVLILVTIWWGVGEIVRLSFLKRKLFSSILLQKGVCDAYILSNLGFAEPSIFFAFAFLLHGSLQKRELGTLNQRWNWKTIGYMLVFCVPVFFVQALLVFIGPKFVKEENDTHGRRKIAKYFIRTSMPVGDTNICTYPLFGTIFLGLIDAILMSYVSYVGSRVLSLVINKALRRRVSLLMLSVLFFLPIRVLLLGFSVLPHPGDVAFEVIIFLSFLMMISCTTVGVLLLVYYPVADSLALREIGHREIAEMVPYDDYYYEGASLVANQSFREIERNSDTSTKRGSISFRTMIREDQLQQDGVDEIGLSSRSGAHIGSPSPSGSSPSAAMPMLPLKEVPRY; via the coding sequence ATGCCCCTGACCAGAGAAGCTGCCGATGCATTCGGTGTGGCAACAATTACACTGTTTGCAATCTTCGCTCTTCTGGGCCTCTTCTGCATTTTCCAGTCAATCTATTTCCGGTTTCGGATTCGGAGAGGGGCCTTTATTCCACTTGGATACTTTAACGGCCCTTGGGTGACTCGCATTGTTTTGATTCTGGTCACCATTTGGTGGGGAGTAGGGGAGATTGTCAGATTGAGCTTCTTGAAGAGAAAGTTGTTCTCCAGCATACTATTGCAGAAGGGTGTATGTGACGCGTACATCCTTTCCAATCTAGGGTTTGCGGAGCCAAGCATCTTCTTTGCGTTTGCGTTCCTTCTTCATGGCTCATTACAGAAGAGGGAGTTGGGCACTTTGAACCAAAGATGGAATTGGAAGACCATAGGCTACATGTTGGTTTTCTGTGTTCCGGTATTCTTCGTGCAAGCTCTTCTCGTGTTTATTGGGCCTAAATTTGTTAAGGAGGAGAATGATACACATGGAAGGAGAAAGATCGCAAAATACTTCATTCGGACATCCATGCCGGTTGGGGATACAAATATTTGCACCTACCCATTGTTTGGCACCATTTTCCTGGGACTTATAGATGCCATCCTGATGAGCTATGTTTCCTATGTTGGATCTCGGGTTTTGTCCTTGGTCATCAACAAGGCACTGCGAAGGAGGGTTTCCTTGCTGATGTTATCGGTGCTTTTCTTCCTCCCTATCAGGGTGCTTCTGCTTGGGTTTTCTGTCCTGCCCCATCCAGGAGATGTAGCATTTGAAGTGATCATCTTCTTGTCATTCCTGATGATGATATCCTGCACAACCGTTGGGGTACTCTTGCTGGTGTACTATCCTGTGGCAGATTCATTGGCTCTCCGAGAGATAGGTCACAGGGAAATAGCAGAGATGGTTCCTTATGATGATTACTATTATGAAGGTGCATCGCTTGTAGCCAATCAGAGCTTCCGAGAAATTGAACGGAATTCAGATACTTCAACGAAACGTGGTTCTATATCCTTCCGCACTATGATCAGGGAAGACCAACTTCAACAGGATGGTGTTGATGAAATCGGACTCTCCTCTCGCAGTGGTGCTCATATTGGATCACCCTCACCTTCAGGTTCATCCCCAAGCGCTGCAATGCCCATGCTACCTCTCAAGGAAGTACCTAGATACTAA
- the LOC102700478 gene encoding protein WVD2-like 7 — protein MAAEVNQTFFAWSQGEPNERDGSQGVSVSQKIDHGSISFGRFELESLSWEKWSVFTDDKRHEEFGKFNGLVAQKKAYFEEYYRKIRELKAAQQQNQQTELILEYSGDGSDSSQTGEDMQAAELETPTGSGTIVDDYVEQAEHETTSDQGLTCYDDHEEENFNAESSSSNVSSSAVGLQQSNQDAREDVHTDDSTDKINSAKQNAISGHDLGTTFEDVRVPKRIIEKDSRLRYAPKIIPKSVKTSADGPLNRKSVSKRPDSLKPGMSMNQKAKPDNDRLLRRPNVAPQKMSDSAERNRITAKRTLGVTGVRRPSSASSQRTSARERHHIAGESVKKPADVSTPRRPSTAERHPATTERGRKQADVATPRRPSTSERRAVNRESAEKHAATRASVLKMDVRTPSKTRPTAAQPKGATTTVGIVKKAGTPNASKRINMGTKSDIREPEGPPKVGRHSVRSKSTDLQVASKQKSSSVNLPPRKLLNSSIGEPALETFTRPKKKDVALQSRASTSKRALPLHTGNVKARSSNPPPPPPPPRRPSRMTMNRPNGNGSNSSIVGQKPKYDTYSS, from the exons ATGGCAGCCGAGGTCAATCAAACTTTTTTCGCGTGGTCACAAGGAGAACCAAATGAACGGGATGGTTCTCAA GGAGTATCTGTGTCCCAGAAAATTGATCATGGTTCCATATCCTTTGGAAGATTCGAATTGGAATCTCTATCATGGGAAAAGTGGTCAGTATTTACTGATGACAAGCGCCATGAAGAATTTGGAAAATTCAATGGTTTAGTTGCACAGAAGAAGGCATATTTTGAAGAATATTACAGGAAAATCAGAGAACTGAAGGCTGCACAGCAGCAAAACCAGCAAactgaacttattttggaataCAGTGGTGATGGCAGTGATTCAAGTCAGACAGGAGAAGATATGCAGGCTGCAGAGCTTGAAACTCCTACTGGATCTGGAACTATTGTTGATGATTATGTGGAACAAGCTGAACATGAAACTACCTCTGACCAAGGATTGACATGCTATGATGACCATGAAGAAGAGAACTTCAATGCAGAATCTTCATCGTCCAATGTTTCTTCATCAGCTGTAGGTTTACAGCAAAGTAACCAGGATGCTAGAGAAGATGTGCACACTGATGATTCAACTGACAAAATAAATTCAGCTAAGCAGAATGCCATTTCTGGTCATGATCTTGGAACGACATTTGAAGATGTAAGGGTTCCTAAAAGAATTATCGAGAAAGACTCAAGGCTTAGATATGCTCCAAAGATAATACCAAAGTCTGTCAAAACCTCCGCAGATGGTCCTCTCAATCGCAAATCTGTTAGTAAG AGGCCTGATTCTCTGAAGCCCGGCATGAGTATGAACCAGAAGGCTAAGCCTGACAATGATCGTTTATTGAGAAGGCCAAATGTAGCACCTCAAAAGATGTCTGATTCAGCAGAAAGGAACAGGATTACAGCAAAACGAACTCTTGGGGTTACAGGCGTCAGAAGACCTTCCTCAGCATCCTCACAACGAACCTCTGCTAGAGAGAGGCACCATATAGCCGGGGAGAGTGTAAAGAAGCCTGCTGATGTTTCCACCCCACGGCGGCCTTCCACTGCTGAAAGACACCCTGCCACCACAGAGCGTGGACGGAAACAAGCTGATGTAGCTACACCACGCCGACCTTCTACTTCTGAAAGACGTGCTGTCAACAGAGAGAGTGCGGAAAAGCATGCTGCTACCAGAGCGAGTGTTCTGAAAATGGATGTGAGAACACCTAGCAAGACTAGACCTACAGCGGCACAACCGAAGGGTGCAACAACCACAGTT GGTATCGTTAAAAAGGCAGGCACTCCAAATGCTTCTAAAAGAATCAATATGGGAACAAAAAG CGATATCAGAGAACCAGAAGGACCTCCAAAAGTGGGCAGACACTCTGTTAGGTCAAAAAGTACGGACCTGCAAGTTGCTAGCAAACAGAAATCAAG CTCTGTTAACCTTCCTCCAAGGAAATTGTTGAATTCCAGTATTGGAGAACCAGCACTCGAAACCTTTACAAgaccaaaaaagaaagat GTGGCACTGCAATCTCGAGCATCTACATCGAAGAGAGCACTGCCTTTGCACACTGGAAACGTAAAGGCGAGGAGTTCAAAT ccacccccaccaccacctccaccgcgTCGGCCCTCGCGGATGACGATGAACAGACCCAATGGCAATGGTAGCAACTCATCGATCGTTGGACAAAAGCCAAAATATGATACTTACTCATCATGA